Proteins encoded in a region of the Veillonella parvula genome:
- a CDS encoding PepSY domain-containing protein, with amino-acid sequence MKKFMKAFVLAAVAAVGLTTFASAQGIGEQEALNRALARVPGATQANVTEFGHDYDHGRLEYEGEIRYNGYEYDFEIDAASGNFTKWKVERKYF; translated from the coding sequence ATGAAAAAATTTATGAAAGCCTTCGTATTGGCTGCTGTGGCTGCTGTTGGATTAACAACATTTGCATCTGCGCAAGGTATCGGTGAGCAAGAGGCATTAAATCGTGCATTGGCACGCGTGCCAGGAGCAACACAAGCTAATGTAACTGAATTTGGGCATGACTATGATCATGGTCGATTAGAATACGAAGGTGAAATTCGATACAATGGTTACGAATATGACTTTGAAATCGATGCAGCAAGTGGCAACTTTACAAAATGGAAAGTTGAGCGCAAGTATTTCTAA
- a CDS encoding multidrug effflux MFS transporter: MTQESSAKVSFILVVFLGLLTAITPLATDLYLPALPIMPGELNTTASNIQMTIGVMTFGVALGQLFGGPISDTMGRKLPLIVGNLLCVISGIICAYAPSIEILLLGRFLQGLTGSVGVVIAKAIARDFASGQELTKLFALLMMVNGLAPVLAPLIGGQLLLFTTWRVIFVILAVFSAILLVGSFLFRESLPKEQRVTGGIKTATKNYITLIKDKPFLGQSLIQLFAFGAFFAYISGSSFVYQNIFQLSAQEFSYLFGINSCGIILASAISGRLSNVVTSYQFLTFSLWQLAIGSLLFLVAMLLGWPLIPVTIILFFTVCTVSLFGSASFSMAMTKYGKMAGSASAVLGFASMFSAGIVSPLVGIGGEYTGIPMGITMLVCAALSLLCLYSLVEKE, translated from the coding sequence ATGACTCAAGAAAGCTCTGCTAAAGTCTCTTTCATCTTGGTAGTATTCCTCGGTCTGTTGACGGCGATTACACCCTTGGCAACAGATCTTTATTTACCGGCATTACCAATTATGCCTGGGGAGCTGAATACAACAGCTTCTAATATTCAAATGACCATAGGTGTTATGACCTTTGGTGTCGCATTAGGACAACTATTTGGTGGCCCCATTAGTGATACAATGGGGCGTAAACTCCCCCTTATCGTTGGTAATTTGCTGTGTGTCATCTCTGGTATCATCTGTGCCTACGCACCTAGTATTGAAATACTGTTACTAGGTCGATTTTTACAAGGCTTAACAGGATCTGTTGGTGTTGTAATTGCCAAAGCTATCGCTCGTGACTTTGCATCCGGCCAAGAATTGACTAAGCTATTTGCATTACTTATGATGGTTAATGGCCTTGCGCCAGTACTTGCACCATTAATAGGTGGCCAATTGCTCTTATTCACCACATGGCGTGTAATCTTTGTAATTCTAGCCGTATTCTCTGCTATTCTTTTAGTGGGCTCTTTTCTTTTCCGTGAAAGCTTACCAAAAGAACAACGTGTAACTGGTGGTATTAAAACAGCAACTAAAAACTATATTACACTTATTAAAGATAAACCATTTTTAGGACAATCTCTAATCCAACTTTTTGCTTTCGGTGCATTCTTTGCGTATATCTCAGGCTCATCCTTTGTATACCAAAATATTTTCCAATTATCTGCTCAAGAATTTAGTTACCTCTTCGGTATCAATAGCTGTGGTATTATTTTAGCGAGTGCCATTAGCGGCCGCCTAAGTAATGTTGTAACATCTTATCAATTCCTCACATTCAGTCTTTGGCAACTGGCAATCGGCTCTTTACTATTCCTAGTAGCCATGCTATTAGGATGGCCTCTCATTCCTGTTACAATCATACTATTCTTCACCGTATGTACCGTATCCCTATTCGGCTCCGCCTCCTTCTCTATGGCAATGACCAAATATGGGAAAATGGCCGGTAGTGCCTCTGCAGTGCTTGGCTTTGCCAGCATGTTCTCTGCAGGGATCGTGTCTCCACTCGTTGGTATTGGTGGGGAATATACGGGTATTCCCATGGGGATTACAATGCTAGTATGTGCAGCGCTTTCCTTATTGTGCCTATATAGTTTGGTAGAAAAAGAGTAA